In the genome of Arachis stenosperma cultivar V10309 chromosome 2, arast.V10309.gnm1.PFL2, whole genome shotgun sequence, the window tcttaattatCGATGGCGATACTCATGAACAACTGCAAACACTATGGTAAAACTCATAGTTTTAAAAATCGGATCAGACTAACTGGTCGAATCAATCCAACTGTAAATCAGAAGCTAATTAAGATGGTTTGGTCTGTATGGTAAAATTGCTGTCATCAAAATCGATTGTAAATTATTAAACCGGCCGATCAGGTCGACCCAAAAATCGACCGATTCTCCCAAATGAcgctatttaatttatttataaccaaaaaagaaaaaaaagaaagcttcaATAATCAATAGCGTTAAGCCCCTTCTCTCTCCTCCTCCGTTCTTCAAAGCACAATTCAACCTCAAAGTCCTCTCAACCAAAGATAAAGTTAAAAACTCTAGCCTTAGCTGTCGTCCATTTGTGTCAAGCCATTATCGTCGTCTGTTCGTCAAGCCATTGCCATTGTCTATCGCATGCAACCCTTCTCTCTTTGTCCTGTTCTTAAAGTCTCCATCCCCTGCTTCTCCTTCTGCGAGCTCAACCCTTCTCACCGTCGTGTGGTCAGTGTCATTTGTCTTGACAACACACTCTATTCAGAGACTCAGACTTTGATGGTAAGTTCACTGCTCACTTTTTTTGCGTTTTTTATGCATTGTTCAATGATTATTTGATTACTgattatttgaatattttgtgttttaattttttattgaataattatttGATTGCTGATGAGCTCTGGTTCTTTTGTGTTGATGTGTTTGTGTGTTGTGATTTTTTGTTGAATGAGCTCTGATTCTGCTGTGTATCGTAGCTATTTTGTgtgttcttaatttttttattgaataattattttattgattattgattatTCAAGGTCCTGTGTTAATTGATTATTGAATGTCTTTTGATTATTGATCATGATTAGTGATGTGCTGTTGGTTTTGATGTGttgtgttttattattttatgatttaattGTGCTTAGATTGGGATTGTCTTAatgatttattgatttaatTATGAATGACGGTATCAATCAAGAAGtatttgttaataataatacatCTATGTTTATTCAACCTAAATTCTTTATCTTTGTTTAAGCCTTGAAATGTATGatgaatctattttttttttatagtctgatttttatttttttaaatgattttttgaTATATATTTTGCTATTGTTGTTACGTTGATTTATAACAGTCTGATTAATTTTTCATGAATTCTTTGTTCCATAGGCAAAGAAAGATTAAGTTAAGGTAATTCGacatattattaataatatgtGTCATAAATCATAATTCCTTAATATATTAAAGGCTgatgtaaaaaaaattgtgtttagACTATGATTgacagaagaagaaaatatgaaTTTACAACTGATTGAATATAAATCTAAATTCAATGAATTTTTACTTAAATAGttgttatatttattatctaaattcaataaattgttgatttatattttatttaggtcattaaattgtttttaaaaattttgtttcgTCTTTGAGCGACTGTGCTTATTTTCATGGGATCTGAATTTTTTagtcttattattttttgattgCATTTATAGGTCCTACTGGTTATATTTGGTGGCTTTGAAAAGTGTACTTCTGTTTTGTATGTACAATAATAAAAGCTAATTTAGTCGAAAATGTTAAATTTGAGATTTTTCAGCTTGTTGAGGCCACTGTTAGCaaaaccggaccggaccggccggttcaaccGGAAAACCGGACCCTAAGCCGGTCCAGTCCAATGATCTGACCGGATAAGGTAATGAACCGGTGCGAATCGGTCAAAACCGGTTAAACTCGATAAGACCGGTTCGACCGAACCGCTTCAGTTTCAATATTTTTCCAAAATGGTAAAGCTGGGGTTCGAACCCCCCTCCTCAAGGAAAAACATGATACGCACAACCAACAGGCTGTTGAGCTTGTTATCAATATGATTgcaaattaatatatatatatataaatatctttCAGCAAATAATTtacttctatttaatttattttaattttagttataaactcattcattcttaaattaattatatttttatttaacaataattataaactcatttatttttttataattatataatatctattaatattattttttaataaattcttgtagtatataatagtataatagatataaactaattaataaattattaaaattcaaaaataatagttattttaatataaaaaaataaaaatatttatgatagaataaaattaacaaaatacttATTGTTCCTGTTTCATATTGTTTTAGAATAgctagatatttttaaaatgttagtaaaaatatgtattttaaattttaattttaaattttttactatactttattttttatttacataggaCCGGGTCAATCGGTTCAACCAGTGACCCACCGGTTGAACCAGTAACCCAGTGACCCAGTAACCTGACCGGTtcgatcaccggttcggttctgacaactatggTTGAGGCAGTTAAGAacattattataatttatttattattttattataaaatagtaTTTTCGGTTGAACTATAGTTggactaataaattaataaattaataattaaaatatttcaaTGACCGATTCGATTTTTAAAATCTTGAATAAAACCGATCAATATCGGCAAACATTTAGTAGCGATTTTTATAACCACAACTAAATAGGAAGATTGCGGCAGTTTATCTGATGTTTTTCGATTGTACGGTAAAATATCACGATTTAGTCACAATTATTACCTAACGGTCACAAAATTATATATTCACAAATAAAATACAAGTTATTATCTATCCATCATTATCACCCCATACGTAACTTCTGGTAGAGGTTGAGAACGAATATTTATTTGCGTTTGaattatgataaaaaatttatgaGTATTTATCCAAATTGGTCCCTAAGAAATTTCAAAGTGGACGTTTTAGTCCTCAACTAAAATTAATCACTCCGTTGGTCCTCAACATTTTTTGGCGTCAGACCAATTGATCCTTCCGTTAAATTGGTCTGTTAAAGTCTAACGGCAAAATCCAACGTGTCACATTGAGTTGGTGACACAGATGATAAGAGACACGTGAGAAAGCAGACAACGTGGTCTCTGGGGTGATTGTACCAAAACGACAATGAAAAATTATAGATAGCCATGAAACGACGTGTGAAAtcaaaatcttcttcttcctcttgcCAGAACCCTAATTAACAAAGGCTATAGTGTTAACAATGGCTGCCGGAGATAGTTGTGGAAGTTCATATCGACGGCGAGTTAAAGGTAGTGGTGACGACAGTGTTAGCAGTGCTTCTGCCCACGGCGGTAGGTTCAGAGTCGCCAAAGGAAAAATTCCAAGATGTCATTGTGGAGCCTATGCCATAGTTGTAGAGTTTGGAACCGAGAAAAATCCGAAAAGACCTTTCTTTGGATGTCCTTTTTATAGGGTAATGTATTAATGATTTTAAACTTTTTTGTATGTAAAATATGATTTCTGATAATGTTGTACTCTAAACTCTTCTATTTTTATGGGCAGGAGAAAACTCCCCACTGTGATTTCTTTGTGTGGTTTGATAGGGTATTTCAATGTGATGGTCATGGTGGAGAGGATGATGATGCTCTAGCGGAGAAGGTGAAAAAGCTGAAAGAATTACTTGATTCATttgagaagaagaataagaatgcCGTTGAGAATAGACAATGGTTCGGGTGCTGCAGTCCTGTGTTCTTTTTCATACTAGGATTTATGGTCTGTCTTCTTGTaggtaggatttagttagtttaaggAAGATTTTATCTTATGTTATATAGTGTAACAAGTAATTACAGTGTTAGCTTTTGTTTATGCAAGTTTAATCTGTAAGTGCTAGGACAAGCAATGAACGATGAATAGATGAATGATGAGTATTTTCTGgataaaaaaaagttacatTAGAAATGGAATAAAATCAGACATAGTTAAATTCAAGTACCATCTTGCATTCCATATAACCAAAGTTTAACACAAAAAGGTAGCTAGTCTTTAAGTTTTTGCTAGGAATACTAAGATCTTCCACAAAAAAAAGGTGCAGTGACATGCACTATCAACATAATAACCAAACATAGACAGACCACATTGTCTCAATAAGATGTACTAACAACATAACAAAATATGACAAATTTGTATTAAACTCATAAAACTACGTTGACATAGTAGGATCAAATCTATTTTGGAAGCCTTAGTCTAGGTGTTGGTATGAACTTGAAGATTCTTGAAGTTGTGCCAAAACTTGTAGCAGCAAGTGTTTCAGGTGATGCTGACTGTGTAGGCCTCTGTAGTGCTGCGGAGATGGTTAGTCTTGGAGAAGGTGCTGGAGCAGATGGTGGGGTAGGTGCTGGAGTAGAATGTGGCTTCCTAATTGGTTGTTTAGGTCTTGTAGGCCTAAATGTTGATCGAGGTGCAACATGGCTTGAATTGTTGGTTATCTGCTCCTAATAGaacacaaaataaataaatcattaGACATTTTGGTCCCCAACTAAATAATTTATCTGACATATAGATCCCCAAATAGATAATTTATTAGGCAAATAGATCCTTAAGTATTAAGCCAATCAGTCACTATCACATTGAAGATTACATGAATGCAGGCAGCATAACAACAATACGATCACAACAAATTCAACTGAGATTATACCTGTGGCAGTGGTTGGGGTGCTGTTTGGGAGACTTGGACTTCATCTTGTGATGGTGGAGTAAATGAAGTATTTTTCGTTGCTGTTGGCTGTCCATTTTTCTTAACCTTTGGGGGTGGTTTAGGCCTTGGTGGTCCCTTGCATGTCTTTGCATTGTGACCAGTCTGACCACATTTTTGGCAAGTGACCATGAATGTCCTTCTTCCCTTTGTTGCATCTGGTGAATCCTCAACAGGATCagattttctctttttctttgttgGGTGCCCAGGAGGTCTCTTAATGGTGGGTGGCTCTAGAGCCAAGAGACCAGTCTTTTTCCAATACTCCTCTGAGTTGACTAGTCTGATTACATGTTCATACGTGGCTCGAAATGCATCCATTTTGAGCCAAGGGTGCACATAAGATTCTGGCCTATCACACCTCTTTTGTATAGCTGTCAACGCATGAACACATGGAATTCTTGCTCAACATTATCAGGCAGTAACATAAGATCAGCAAAAAAATGGAATTTCTGCTCAATATTACATGTTAAAATCACAACTCACAAAAAATGAATAATAGTCCTAATCACCTGTTAGTTGCCACAAGTTGCAACTACAAGTGTGCCTTCCAAGATGCACACCAACTTTTGTTTGAATGTCTTTGGACTTCGAATACATTACGATCGTTGTCACCAGTCCACTGAGCTGTCCAAAACTTAGTATCCTTCATAATATCTTCCATTTTCCTATGCTGAATTGGTGCCAATACTCCAGTGTAAGTGCTTAGAACCTTCTTATGCTTAGCCATTCTCCTCATCAATTAGCAACGAATCTCTTCCAACATGGTAAGAATGGACTTTCCCCTGTAATGGTTTATTTTAGCGTTCTAAACTTCAGTCATGTTGTTTGTCACATTATCAAGCTTCGGCCAATGACTGAAATGAGTTTTGGTCCAGCATGATGGTTGAAATTTTGCAAGATAAGCCCATGCACGCTCATTCATTCTCTTCAACTGCTGCATGTGATTCTGGAATTCAGCATCTGTGGTACTCCTTGCACATGCCCAAACCATATTCTTCAACTGTTTGTCCTTAAACCTTCCTATAAAATTTTTCCAAATGTGTCTTACACAATTTTTATAGTGTGCATTTGGCATCACCTCCTGTAAAGCAGGCAGCAAATCCTGCAGGATAGGTGCATGTAGTGTATGAAAGACATACAAAGTCTAATAGCATGCAAACTTTCAAATAATGAGACACGTAGATCCCCAACAAATTCATTTACCAGACACATAGATCCCCGACTAAGTCATTTATCAGACAAATATATTCTTATTTAAACAATTTATCAGACACCCTAAACCTTAATAACTTCCTCAGTCAGTCACGTATCACAAAGTTGGTAAGTTCAAGAGTATGATACTTATTCTAAGTTCAGGAATATGATACTTattctaataattccaatatTATACAAAGAAACTCACCCACAAAGTATGTCTAAGGATTAGTAGATAATTTTGAGTACATTATTATGAATGAAATTAAGTCTGACTTACCTTCTGTTGGTTAGAGATAAAATTCCAGCCTTCGACTGTGCATTGACCCAAGTCCTCTTGCAGAAGTTGTAGAAATCATTTCTAATTTTGCTTCGTTTCACTATCAACCACCGCATAAGCAATCACATAGAAGTGATTGTTTGCATCTTAACCGACAGCTGACAACAGTTGCCCCCCATAATATCCTTTCAAATGGCATCCATCCAAACCAATCAGCGGTCTGCAGCCAACCTTAAAACCCCTTTTACAAGCCTCCAGGCAAACATACAACTTGCTGAACAATGGTGGTGAATCAGAAATTgttggaattaattccaataATGCAGTGCTACCAGGGTTACTTTCATGTATCTCTGTGAGGTAATCTCTCAATTTTCCATACTGTGCCCTCTCATTCCCAACATACCTTTCTCTAGCAACCCTTAATGCTTTGTAAATCATCTTGTCACTGCACACGACATTAAAGTCTATCTTTATATGATCAAAGGTTTCTCCGTGAGTCAAGTGAGGCTGGGTCAATAGCCTTTTCTCTAGTTTATCAGCAACCCAGTTCTGGTCAGTCATGTTAGAACCAAATTCCCTTGCACAAGTGTGTTTGGGATTATAGGTCTTAACTTGGTAGCACCCCCTAGCACTGTTTCAGGCACAATAAATCAGCCATGGACATTCAGTTTTGTTGCTATCACTCTTACTCTTCCCTTCAGTCCCATTAATTTTTGGTGCACCTTCTATAGCCCCTGTTTGCTAACTCACGTTTGTAGTGTGTTTTGATCTTGATTTCTCACTAACATCAACAGTAGCTTGCACTTCATCTACTCCATAGTTATCAGTTACAGTGGCCCCCCTCTTTTCCTTACACTTGGCCTTGAACTTTGCCTTTGCACTCATAACCTTTTCCTCGCCATTTGCACACTTGCACCTAACTCTCTTCTTGtcatttttaacataaaaaatccTCCTCCCTTCAGCAATAGTGTAATCCTTTAGAGCTTTTTTGAATTGTTCAACTGTGGTAAACTCCATGTTCAGCTGGAGTTGAACTTCACCAAAGGCTGCCTCCTCATTGAATTGAGGCCAGTCAAAATCATCTCCCTCATTATCAGATGATTGAGGTGTATCAAACCCCTCCGACTCAAAACCTAGACCATCAAACTCATCACTAAATATTTCACTATCAACCTCCCCTATACCATGTCCAGCAGTAGAAGTAGGCCTGGCAATGTACTTGGGCCCAGCTGTGTTATTGGGCCTGGATGTGTGGGTAGGCCCAACAGTTACTTTAGGACCAGCATTCTTCCTTacattttttgtaatttttttcttgtcagccttcttatctcTTTTGTCACCTTTTCTCTTGGTTAAGTTAATGAGCAattcatcttcatcatcatcggTTTCACTCTCAAAGCCTGGAGGTGGGGGTTTATACGCCTCATCTTCAGCACTTTCATAGCTATCATAGCTATCACCATCAGAGATTGGATCATCAGAAAAGACCTCGGCTTCTCTATCGTCATCAGTGTGTTCTTCATTCATGCTATTATTACCATCATCTCCCTGACTGAGATTCATCTCATCTTCTTCCGACCATTCAACATCTTCCATAATTGGGTGGTCAAAAAATAAGTACAACTCATCAGTTTCTTTGTCTTCCCTCTTTGCATCACACATCTTTCTAATTTCTTTATCTCCATAAATAGGGTGTAAGCTTTCTTCCATGCTAGGAGCTCTTGGATCATACCAACACATCTTCTTGAATTCATGGTAGCCGAGTTCTTCAAACAACTTCTTCAAGTCAAAGTAATTCATTAAGTCCAGATCCATCGGAGAAAATCTTGTTACATTGCCATTAAGATACAGAAGTTCACCCTTGTTATCTTTGACAAAGCTCCCCCCATGTTGAAACACAGGGGTAACACACTCAGTCATCTGTAATTTACAAATATGGAATAGCACTATCAATAGCAGAATAATAAACGTTGCCCTTGATCAGATAAAATTTGGATAAAATTTCATCAATACTAAATGTTACTCTAACTTCTATTATTTGGATAAATTTCATAATCAGCTTAATACATCAATACGATGTGTTCATCACTTCATATTGTGTCTTTTTCATGTTAAACTCGTATATGTATGCACCACAACACTTATCGGTAACCCATGTGAAACAGTATCAAAGAATCAAAAACAACTTTTATTTCCAGCAACTAATGGTATTCTAATAGAAACAACTACTGCATGATCACACCGTTAAACAATGTCAACAATGATCAACTATACCATCAACATCTTAATCAATAAACTCATCACTATACTAACCTCGACCAGTGGCCGTGGTGAGCGAAATACTCACAGGAAAATTCTTCTGCAATAATGCTGACTCATTCAAACCCTAGCGTCGACAACAGCAACGGAGGTGGTCGGAGGACTACAGGTTGACGTGGTGGTGGCTTCCTTAGTAAAACCTAGGAGAAGAGAGGGAGTTCAGAGTAATTTTGTTTTGGTGGAGGGAAGGCAAAGAGATGCTTCGGTTTTGATAGGCTCTTCCTCTCATAGAACGACGTCGTGCTCTACTCTAAACTGCAGCGTTTTGTATCAATCTAGCTAGGGACTAATTCGTCCGAACGAAATACGTGGAACTTCAAGTCACACGACACATCACCTCCTTCCGTTAGTGGTTAACGGAGATAAGAAAAAAAGGATCAATTTGTCTTACGCCCAAAAACATTAAGAACCAACGGagtgattaattttaattgaGGATTAAAACGTCCACTTTAAAATTTCTTAGGGACCAATTTGGGTATATactcaaattttatttatcatgtTTTACTAGTTAATTTCAATTGATTTTAGTACTTAGAAAAAAAGTTAGGCAGGCTAGTTGTGTGGCGGTCGTCAATCCGCCTTAAAGCGAGGTGAGTTagcttttttaatattttaatttatttttatacaatGAAAATAAGGTACATTATAATCTTCTTAGAGTAACAAAGAAATAATACTGAGTTTAGTCATTTTGGATCGGAAAAAGACAAAAGAAGTGCACAACACACAATGAGCGAGAGCGTTTCTTTCATTGTCAATCTGGTTGGCTGATTGATAtgctttttaatttcttgcccaTAACTCCGCACACTTCAATCACATGATTGGAACAAAACAGTGCTACCCTTTTAATTGCTACCTTACTAGTTACTCCTATAGGTTAGGTTATTCAGCCTTGTTCATATATACATGTAGCAAATAAATTCTTAGCTTGTGTTTGACCAATGACAAAGGACGCGTGTTTTCTTACTACggaaaaatcatttttaatagTAAATTTTGACTGTACTATATATAGCTCTaatttaacttatatttttatgataattatatatttattattattatatattataataataattatatattttttacaattattaaaaaaaatttatcgataattatataattactattaaaatattttatcaacaAACATAAGACAGttagttaattaatatttaattaccgttaaaaataatgtttttaatagtatttttctttttttttaattagaaaaatatatagTCACCGGATAAATTATCAATATTATGTGTATGGTTATTGACTATGTATTTAGATATATAGGTTTTTATCCAACttctaaaaatttagaaaaaataattatataatataatattagtatttttataattaaaaagtttaaaatgtAATCATTGTTAATCtcgtttttttttaaataaaaatagaatctaGTATGAGAAACTTTTATGGCATATAAAAAGTTTCATACAATCATACGGACTAAATATATAAAGTACGGTATCTTTTATAATAGAGACATAACTTTTATTACTTAACCtaattttttaagttaattattattaggcATATTTAATTTCTAATATAGGTGTTAAAACAAAGTTAAAATTGGTATTCGGTCATCCCTATATACTCACaccatatatataaaaataaagtcgTAATAGCCTTGACAATCCTTATTAGTCAAGCTAGCTTTTGAGATTAGATTTATACACTTTTATCAAAAAAGTAAACtgttataatataaaatatatattaaaaataaataaaataatatatttatataaaaatatatagtgctaatttttagtttataaaacttttgaaagaaaatatatatatatatatatatatatatatatatatatatatatatatataaaatgttGACTGAAATAcaagataattttaaaaaatataacagtGACTTAACATTATTCATAtatatttcatatatataagaagagataaaatatactaaatcaAACTTCAAAAGACTACcaatcatttaaaattttatgggCATAAATGCAAACTctttattatattttgataatCTTTTTGGTTAAAGTTATAAATTCTCTCATCAATACGACGATCATATCATTATAAAATGAGTTCAGAAAACAACTCATTAgcatatttttttgtatataataatttattgatcaataataaatttttaaatagaatttagATTGATAATAAAATAGTCATTagtttatcaaattaaaaaatactataaaaaattgaTTGAATAAACCAATTCtatgtataaaaaataatacaaaattaaaaggatGAATTTTAGTTgatctttaaaattaaatgtGTATATCAATTTAGTtcctaaaattttattatgtaCAATTAAATCTACGAATTGAAAATCATAAATTTCGGTTAGTCCATATTTGTTCTGTCGCCttcaatttattattatgaTGGAGTTTAAGTGTACGAAAATGGTCGGAAGTCAAAGTTTAATTGGGATAAAAACAGTcagaatttattttttgtttttttaatatttttaccaattttggctataataataattgtataattttaaatataataaaaatataattataaatattatatatataattataaatattaaattaaataaagtaatTTTCGTTATTATCTTATTATCTTAAGTGTATTACTGACACTCGAATAATGTAACTTCAcgaaaataacaataatgtTTGAGTATAAAGTGTAATTTTCATGCGTGGTAACTTTCTTTTTAGGAAGGGTATAACTTAGTCAACTAACTAGAGTGATTAATACTTAATAGGAGCTAACTAGGATTAGAAATCTGTTATAACTAATTGGTTAGGTGGTTAATTATTAGTTAGTTGTAACTTGGCAGGGTATAGGTATGATTTGTAATGCtcttaataataattaacctCTTTAATGTTCAATATAAATTGTGAGAGAAGAACTAATAATAATTTGCAAAACTTAAAGCGAAAAATATTAGAGAAGAATTATTACTACTAACACATGTGACATTACATTGACCGAAAGAAATTAAACATATTACATAGCACATCATGATGATAACTAAACCCAAATTCAAAATGCCATGAAACTATGGGAAAATCTTATAGACTCACGCAAGTGGAGACCACGTAATAacctttcccttttttttattctcaGTAAATAAAGCATGCTATGAAAATGGTCATAAGATATATAATATAATCTCTCAGTAGAAACTGGCTATGATCCGCTTTCATTCTTCTCCATCACATGTGAAACACTTGAGAATTTAATTGATGCTGCAATGTTGAAGAAACccaacacacaaaaaaaaaaaaaaaaaaatcaagtcaATTTATTACCAATTTTTTCAAACAAATATAATTAGTAATGATGTTGACTGAACATGTGATTAATAAGCAGagtaatatttattttatgatGGTGACTATATATAGATCATATCATTGCTTAAAAATGTATCAAATacaattaatgttttttaaGATTTCTCAACCTAAATTTATATATTCGTTCGATCatcatattatatattttttaaaaattgttctTAGTAGAAAGGAAATGTATATAACGgctaaatattttatatattagtTATATATTATCAATGAATGAAATACTTTATTCTACTGTGATGATAATGTAATAGACCCAACCTAAAAAGTAAATCTGTTTATGTTTAAATTCAGTCCGATTAATCGTACATATAAAAGGTCCACATTATTAAAAGcggttaaaaatttattaaatcgTTTAAACGGTCACCTGATTTTAGAAAAAGATCTAGATTAAACTATTATT includes:
- the LOC130963690 gene encoding uncharacterized protein LOC130963690 isoform X2, with protein sequence MQPFSLCPVLKVSIPCFSFCELNPSHRRVVSVICLDNTLYSETQTLMEKTPHCDFFVWFDRVFQCDGHGGEDDDALAEKVKKLKELLDSFEKKNKNAVENRQWFGCCSPVFFFILGFMVCLLVGRI
- the LOC130963690 gene encoding uncharacterized protein LOC130963690 isoform X1, with translation MAAGDSCGSSYRRRVKGSGDDSVSSASAHGGRFRVAKGKIPRCHCGAYAIVVEFGTEKNPKRPFFGCPFYREKTPHCDFFVWFDRVFQCDGHGGEDDDALAEKVKKLKELLDSFEKKNKNAVENRQWFGCCSPVFFFILGFMVCLLVGRI